From a single Nostoc edaphicum CCNP1411 genomic region:
- a CDS encoding type II toxin-antitoxin system HicB family antitoxin, giving the protein MMFRYEIILYWSELDQAFIAEVPELSGCAADGDTYQEALHNIELVMQEWIETAKDLGRSVPQPRPRLMYI; this is encoded by the coding sequence ATGATGTTTCGCTATGAAATCATTCTCTACTGGAGTGAATTAGATCAAGCCTTTATTGCTGAAGTACCAGAATTATCAGGCTGTGCTGCTGACGGCGATACTTACCAAGAAGCCCTGCATAATATAGAATTAGTTATGCAGGAATGGATAGAAACGGCTAAAGATTTGGGGCGTTCAGTTCCTCAGCCTAGACCGCGTTTAATGTACATTTAA
- a CDS encoding lipid-A-disaccharide synthase — protein MTEVDILILSNGPGEVTTWVRPVVKALRQELGDDPSLVRISVVLSPCSNASGKEAAIALSYPEVDRVQEAEHFWQFLLWGKTFENWDWRSRGVVVFLGGDQIFPVVIGKKLGYRTVVYAEWEARWHNWIDRFGVMKPKVAAKVPAKYAHKFTVVGDLMLEAGESLDSNSSLASPKTELIGLLPGSKAAKLSQGVPLTLSIAEYIHAKRPQTRFVIPVAPTLDLQTLASFADLKKNSIAEIFGFGGASLIVPEDGRGKALLKTTTGLTVELWQENPAYNLLSQCCICLTTVGANTAELGALAIPMIVLLPTQQLDAMRSWDGLPGLLANLPGVGTPFANVINWLFLRFVRRKGLLAWPNIWAQEEIVPELMGKLQPQEIGEMVLDLLAHPEKLDNIRAKLRNIRGESGAAQKIAQIVGEEIG, from the coding sequence ATGACTGAAGTAGATATTCTCATCCTATCAAATGGCCCAGGTGAGGTAACAACCTGGGTGCGTCCAGTAGTAAAGGCATTGCGGCAAGAACTAGGGGATGATCCTTCTTTAGTGAGGATTTCTGTGGTATTGTCACCTTGCTCAAATGCCAGTGGAAAAGAAGCTGCGATCGCTCTTTCTTACCCAGAAGTAGATAGAGTACAAGAAGCAGAGCATTTTTGGCAATTTTTGCTTTGGGGCAAAACATTTGAAAATTGGGACTGGAGAAGTCGCGGTGTAGTTGTTTTCCTCGGTGGCGATCAAATTTTTCCCGTAGTCATAGGTAAAAAACTTGGATATCGCACAGTGGTTTACGCCGAATGGGAAGCCAGGTGGCATAACTGGATTGATCGCTTTGGTGTGATGAAACCCAAAGTTGCAGCCAAAGTCCCAGCAAAATATGCCCACAAATTCACTGTCGTCGGAGATTTGATGCTAGAAGCAGGGGAAAGTCTAGATTCAAATTCCTCTCTTGCATCACCGAAAACTGAATTGATTGGTTTACTTCCTGGATCAAAAGCAGCAAAATTATCCCAAGGAGTGCCATTAACTCTAAGCATTGCCGAATACATTCATGCAAAAAGACCGCAAACCAGATTTGTGATTCCTGTAGCCCCAACCCTGGATTTACAAACTTTAGCTAGTTTTGCCGATCTCAAAAAGAACTCTATTGCTGAAATCTTTGGCTTTGGCGGTGCTTCCTTAATTGTCCCAGAGGACGGTAGAGGCAAGGCATTGCTTAAAACAACAACGGGCTTAACTGTGGAACTGTGGCAAGAAAATCCTGCATATAACTTATTGTCGCAGTGCTGCATCTGCTTAACTACGGTGGGGGCAAACACTGCCGAACTCGGTGCTTTAGCAATACCAATGATTGTTTTGCTGCCAACGCAGCAACTTGATGCAATGCGTTCTTGGGATGGTTTACCTGGATTGCTGGCAAATCTGCCAGGTGTAGGTACGCCCTTTGCCAACGTAATTAATTGGTTATTCCTAAGATTTGTGAGACGCAAAGGTTTATTAGCATGGCCAAATATCTGGGCACAGGAAGAAATAGTGCCAGAACTTATGGGTAAACTTCAACCGCAAGAAATTGGGGAAATGGTTTTAGATTTATTAGCCCATCCAGAAAAATTGGATAATATCCGCGCTAAACTCCGCAATATTCGCGGTGAAAGCGGTGCAGCCCAGAAGATAGCACAGATTGTTGGTGAGGAAATTGGGTAA
- a CDS encoding site-specific integrase: MPECGKQVSEVVRMREIAPRDNNGSIILRFSHAGKRYSFNPTPGASYNDKLAIAKAEEIANRIYQDCITGYFDPTLTKYKPKALQGRTKEAAIQDAEEAREIVAARLSVNAVDLLQLFEDYTQFKSKTLKANSMIDYDRIRNKLIKCPHKLARDAVSVMHWLVEDHKGTSTSSLEKQWKLINACCKWGVASGKLQSNTFEGLRNLIPSTKKSGTKEDINPFSDDERKQIIEAFYTNTNYNYYAPLVEFLFTTGCRPEEALALQWKHIKGMKITFCQKLTASGEIEAGTKTQSKRSITVNSQLKAVIASIKPEKHTLDDFVFPSKKGGLIDWHNFANRAWKTIVESLPDIEYRNPYQMRHTAITMMVRSGVDSVMIAKWVGNSPNMIAKRYLGDVSDVVMPNI; the protein is encoded by the coding sequence ATGCCAGAATGTGGCAAACAAGTAAGTGAAGTGGTACGTATGCGAGAAATTGCGCCTAGAGATAACAACGGTTCTATAATCCTCAGATTCTCCCATGCCGGAAAAAGATACAGCTTTAACCCAACACCAGGAGCAAGCTATAACGACAAACTGGCGATCGCTAAAGCTGAGGAAATTGCTAATCGAATTTACCAGGATTGCATAACCGGATACTTTGACCCCACGTTAACTAAGTACAAACCAAAGGCTTTACAGGGCAGAACAAAGGAAGCGGCTATTCAGGATGCAGAGGAAGCGAGAGAAATTGTAGCAGCTAGATTGTCAGTGAATGCAGTTGACTTACTGCAACTGTTTGAAGACTACACGCAATTCAAATCTAAAACCTTGAAAGCCAACAGCATGATTGATTATGACCGTATCAGAAACAAGCTCATCAAATGCCCTCACAAGTTAGCAAGAGATGCTGTTTCTGTGATGCACTGGCTAGTGGAAGATCATAAAGGTACATCCACTAGTAGTCTTGAGAAGCAATGGAAATTGATAAATGCTTGCTGTAAGTGGGGAGTAGCTAGCGGTAAGTTACAGTCAAACACTTTTGAAGGGCTTAGAAACTTAATCCCATCGACAAAAAAATCAGGAACAAAAGAAGACATCAATCCTTTCAGTGATGACGAACGCAAACAGATTATTGAAGCTTTTTATACAAATACAAACTATAACTACTACGCTCCGTTGGTAGAATTTTTATTTACCACTGGATGCCGCCCTGAAGAAGCTTTAGCACTGCAATGGAAGCATATCAAGGGGATGAAGATCACTTTCTGCCAGAAGCTAACCGCAAGTGGTGAAATTGAAGCAGGTACTAAAACCCAATCAAAGCGCTCCATCACTGTTAACAGCCAATTAAAAGCTGTTATTGCATCTATCAAGCCTGAAAAGCATACTCTTGATGATTTTGTATTTCCTTCTAAAAAAGGTGGTCTTATTGACTGGCATAATTTCGCTAACCGAGCATGGAAAACTATAGTTGAGAGTTTGCCAGATATTGAATATAGGAACCCTTATCAGATGAGACATACCGCTATAACAATGATGGTCAGGAGCGGTGTTGACAGTGTGATGATAGCTAAGTGGGTAGGGAATTCACCCAACATGATTGCTAAAAGATATTTGGGTGATGTCAGTGATGTTGTAATGCCAAATATTTAG
- a CDS encoding pentapeptide repeat-containing protein, protein MKNHILGVAAFLTTISLTTSVQAANSEHVRQLLATKQCQNCDLTSAGLVMADLSGANLSGANLTGANLSRANLSGADLRGANLSGASLFGVNLSEAKFSGANLTGADLRNTYLANVELTGAYLNGANFQGAVGIPSQIASPEEFYAWGVAEAQKGNQQQAISYFNQAIAIKPEYAGAYLARGVARYQILDRQGAFQDAQVAEKLFTSQNNNPGTLTAQAFIKELQTPVNEKVSAGKPSFVDFLGSLGSVLLQFFPF, encoded by the coding sequence ATGAAAAACCACATTCTAGGTGTAGCCGCATTTTTAACCACGATTAGTTTGACAACCAGCGTACAAGCAGCAAATTCTGAACATGTTAGACAGTTATTGGCAACTAAACAATGTCAAAACTGTGATTTGACTAGTGCAGGTTTAGTGATGGCTGATTTATCTGGAGCAAATTTGAGTGGTGCTAATCTCACAGGTGCTAACCTCAGTCGTGCAAACTTGAGCGGCGCAGATTTGCGGGGTGCAAACTTGAGTGGCGCTAGTTTATTTGGTGTTAACTTGAGCGAAGCTAAATTTAGTGGGGCAAATTTGACGGGTGCTGATTTGAGAAATACCTATCTAGCAAATGTAGAACTGACTGGTGCTTACCTAAATGGTGCTAACTTCCAAGGTGCAGTTGGTATACCATCACAAATTGCTTCACCAGAAGAATTTTATGCTTGGGGTGTAGCAGAGGCACAAAAAGGCAACCAACAGCAAGCAATTAGTTATTTTAATCAAGCGATCGCTATTAAACCAGAATATGCGGGTGCTTATTTAGCTCGTGGTGTCGCCCGTTACCAAATACTAGATAGACAAGGTGCATTCCAAGACGCCCAAGTTGCGGAAAAATTGTTTACATCCCAAAACAACAATCCTGGAACGCTAACAGCCCAAGCTTTTATTAAAGAACTACAAACACCCGTCAATGAAAAGGTAAGCGCTGGTAAACCCAGTTTTGTTGACTTTTTGGGAAGTCTTGGCTCAGTCTTGCTCCAGTTCTTCCCTTTTTAA
- a CDS encoding metal ABC transporter permease has translation MNFFNDCQITWLAIASSNDLLELLQLASIQRAIIGAALMGILGGMLGSFVTLRQLSFFSHAVGHAALVGVALGVLLQVNPTWMLLPFTLVFGVIVLYFIDKTDLASDSVLSIVLSGALAIGLILTSLIKGYRGNLMAVLFGDILAIDTTDLILTLLVLVGGSIFLLSTLRQQILLTLNPDVAQVQGVPVQLYRYAFVVLLSLAVAVAIKAVGVLLVNAFLVIPASTAKLMSHHFSRFLVMSVIVGSISSIAGIMVSGIFNLASGPSIVLVQFLLFVAVFIWFKLKLTAA, from the coding sequence ATGAATTTTTTCAATGATTGTCAGATAACTTGGCTTGCGATCGCCAGTAGTAATGATTTACTAGAGTTATTACAACTTGCTTCTATACAGCGTGCGATCATAGGTGCTGCGTTGATGGGCATACTTGGCGGGATGTTGGGCAGTTTTGTCACCTTACGCCAGTTATCCTTTTTCAGCCACGCGGTTGGTCATGCAGCATTGGTAGGTGTGGCGTTAGGTGTGCTGCTACAGGTAAATCCTACTTGGATGCTGTTACCCTTCACCTTAGTTTTTGGTGTTATTGTCCTCTACTTCATCGACAAAACCGACTTAGCAAGCGATAGCGTACTTAGCATAGTGTTATCTGGGGCATTAGCGATCGGTTTAATTCTCACGAGCCTAATTAAAGGATATCGTGGCAACTTGATGGCTGTGCTGTTTGGGGATATTTTAGCGATCGATACCACAGATTTGATTTTGACCCTGCTAGTACTTGTGGGAGGTAGCATATTTTTACTGTCAACCCTGCGCCAGCAAATTTTATTGACCCTTAACCCCGATGTAGCACAGGTTCAAGGCGTTCCCGTTCAATTGTACCGCTATGCTTTTGTGGTCTTGCTTTCACTCGCCGTTGCTGTAGCGATTAAAGCTGTTGGCGTTTTACTGGTAAACGCCTTTTTGGTTATTCCCGCTTCCACCGCCAAACTGATGAGTCACCACTTTAGCCGCTTTCTAGTCATGTCGGTGATCGTTGGTTCCATCAGCAGCATTGCTGGCATCATGGTGTCAGGTATTTTCAACCTTGCTTCTGGCCCAAGTATTGTTCTTGTCCAGTTTCTACTATTTGTAGCCGTTTTCATCTGGTTTAAGTTGAAATTGACAGCCGCCTAA
- a CDS encoding L-histidine N(alpha)-methyltransferase — protein MAQNFRSNSQLPSDMSTAISRTAKPSSEFYSLFSEEEVLGIIDALEFRREIPLKYSYKGRGAQIWNEFYLKYLIPTWYRTSNVEIELLKNNFKYLNANIQNGKKVNIVDVGAGNSYPVKKFIQRLNQLAKINKYIALDISDELLNLSRKNFKKWFPLVEFISSTIDIENSCVPKTLFQNKASLEIDDTAKIFFHLGVTIGNHQNRDEVFKNFRDSMGKNDFLVFTNEIGSNSRWDGNVRGGCKYHVEEIYGWVKNKIGIKSEDCELVRKYDLKTDSIIANIKLHHDYTINFNQMGIDKKIKISEGEEITIWRHHKHEMPALLQELERSGLQLLQYSTNKYKSHIMVICKVASN, from the coding sequence ATGGCTCAAAATTTTCGTAGCAATTCCCAACTTCCCTCGGATATGTCAACTGCTATCAGTCGCACAGCCAAGCCAAGTTCTGAGTTCTACTCTCTTTTTTCTGAAGAAGAAGTTTTAGGAATAATTGATGCATTAGAATTCAGACGAGAAATACCTCTAAAGTATTCTTATAAAGGTAGAGGCGCACAAATCTGGAATGAATTCTATCTCAAATATCTTATTCCTACATGGTATCGAACATCAAATGTAGAAATTGAACTTTTAAAGAATAACTTTAAATACTTGAATGCCAATATTCAAAATGGGAAAAAAGTCAATATTGTAGACGTAGGTGCAGGAAATTCATACCCCGTTAAAAAATTTATTCAAAGACTTAATCAATTGGCAAAAATCAATAAGTATATCGCATTGGATATTAGCGATGAATTGCTTAATTTATCTAGAAAAAATTTTAAAAAATGGTTTCCTCTCGTCGAGTTTATCAGTTCCACAATTGACATCGAAAATAGTTGCGTACCCAAAACTTTATTTCAAAATAAAGCTAGCCTTGAAATTGATGACACAGCAAAAATATTTTTCCACTTAGGGGTTACTATTGGTAATCATCAAAATAGAGACGAGGTATTCAAAAACTTTAGAGATAGCATGGGGAAAAACGATTTTTTGGTATTCACTAATGAAATTGGCTCTAACTCTAGATGGGATGGAAACGTGAGAGGTGGCTGCAAGTATCATGTAGAAGAAATATATGGATGGGTAAAAAACAAGATTGGGATTAAATCTGAAGATTGTGAATTAGTGAGGAAGTATGATTTAAAAACAGATAGTATAATCGCTAATATCAAACTACATCATGATTACACTATAAATTTTAATCAGATGGGGATAGATAAAAAGATTAAAATCTCAGAAGGTGAAGAAATTACTATTTGGCGACATCATAAGCATGAAATGCCTGCACTTTTACAAGAACTAGAACGTTCTGGATTACAACTTCTTCAATATAGTACTAACAAATACAAATCACATATTATGGTAATTTGTAAGGTTGCCAGTAACTAA
- a CDS encoding TenA family protein gives MTLSKELWAANQDLAQACLEHPFVQGIGDGTLEQVKFAYYVGQDAFFLEVFARAYSIAAAKAPDWLGFTTFHNLASGVLEELRLHSGYASQWGVNLHSVEPQSATRRYTDFLLATAWGGDVGLTAAAMSPCMRLYAFLGKKLACNGIPNHQYADWIRTYSSADFQPLTQQLENLVDNYATTNPVVHSTYRYAMFCEHDFFQAAWILE, from the coding sequence ATGACTTTATCTAAGGAATTATGGGCAGCAAATCAAGACTTAGCCCAAGCTTGCCTAGAGCATCCTTTCGTTCAAGGCATTGGCGATGGTACTCTTGAGCAAGTGAAATTTGCTTACTACGTAGGGCAAGATGCTTTTTTTTTAGAAGTTTTTGCCCGTGCGTACAGTATCGCCGCAGCTAAAGCACCAGACTGGTTAGGCTTCACTACATTTCATAACTTAGCTAGCGGTGTTTTAGAAGAACTGCGGTTGCATAGTGGCTATGCTTCGCAGTGGGGAGTCAATTTGCATTCTGTAGAACCACAATCTGCTACCCGCCGCTATACTGACTTTTTATTAGCAACTGCTTGGGGTGGAGATGTGGGCTTAACTGCTGCGGCGATGTCTCCCTGTATGCGTTTGTATGCCTTTTTGGGAAAAAAGTTGGCTTGTAATGGCATTCCTAATCATCAATATGCAGACTGGATTCGTACTTACAGCAGCGCAGACTTTCAACCACTAACACAACAATTAGAAAATTTAGTTGACAATTATGCCACTACCAATCCTGTTGTGCATTCAACCTATCGTTATGCTATGTTTTGTGAGCATGACTTTTTTCAGGCTGCGTGGATTTTGGAGTAG
- a CDS encoding toxin HicA produces MSQQDKLLDKILSGTSDTDIPFAQLWQLLYTLGFDERIRGDHRIFIKADVEEILNLQHKRGKAKSYQIKQVRAVILKYKLGSKNDVSL; encoded by the coding sequence GTGAGTCAGCAAGACAAACTCTTAGACAAAATTCTCTCTGGGACTTCTGATACAGACATCCCTTTTGCCCAACTGTGGCAACTTTTATATACACTAGGCTTTGATGAACGGATTCGTGGCGATCATCGTATTTTTATCAAAGCCGATGTTGAGGAAATATTGAACCTGCAACATAAAAGAGGTAAAGCCAAAAGCTATCAAATTAAACAAGTTCGGGCAGTAATTCTCAAGTATAAACTAGGAAGTAAAAATGATGTTTCGCTATGA
- a CDS encoding metal ABC transporter ATP-binding protein has product MTNDIAILKVEGLTVYQGSYLAVRDVSFELLPGTDTAIVGPNGAGKSTLVKAVLDLIPRSAGTIEILGRPIARLGRLRHLLGYMPQNFIFDRSFPISVSELVGLGWAKERKRGDLFFSKLWRQDREKSAAVTEALRRTDAYHLQHQAIGTLSGGQLKRVLLAYCLVMPRKLLVLDEAFAGVDVQGAADFYALLNELKREEGWTVLQVSHDIDMVNRHCDRVLCLNQSIVCTGKPEIALSPQNLLATYGPGFSRYQHQH; this is encoded by the coding sequence ATGACCAATGACATTGCTATTTTGAAAGTAGAAGGATTAACTGTCTATCAAGGCAGCTATCTAGCTGTTCGAGATGTTTCCTTTGAATTATTGCCGGGAACAGATACAGCCATAGTTGGCCCCAATGGTGCTGGTAAAAGTACCCTGGTAAAAGCAGTTTTAGATTTGATACCTCGAAGTGCTGGTACGATTGAAATATTAGGCCGCCCAATTGCAAGACTGGGGCGTTTACGTCACTTGTTGGGCTACATGCCGCAAAATTTCATTTTTGACCGTAGCTTTCCCATTTCTGTCAGCGAATTGGTGGGACTGGGATGGGCTAAGGAACGAAAAAGAGGGGATTTGTTTTTTTCCAAGCTGTGGAGACAAGACCGAGAAAAATCGGCAGCAGTAACAGAAGCTTTACGGCGAACTGATGCTTATCATCTACAGCATCAAGCTATTGGTACTCTTAGCGGTGGTCAACTCAAGCGGGTTTTATTGGCTTATTGTTTGGTAATGCCTCGGAAACTGTTGGTACTAGATGAAGCCTTTGCTGGTGTTGATGTGCAAGGTGCAGCAGATTTTTACGCTTTGCTAAATGAATTAAAGCGAGAGGAGGGTTGGACAGTATTGCAAGTTTCCCATGATATTGATATGGTAAATCGCCACTGCGATCGCGTACTTTGTTTGAACCAAAGCATTGTTTGTACTGGTAAGCCAGAAATTGCCCTTTCACCGCAAAACCTTTTAGCAACCTACGGCCCAGGTTTCAGCCGCTATCAGCACCAACATTAA